A region from the Triticum aestivum cultivar Chinese Spring chromosome 3D, IWGSC CS RefSeq v2.1, whole genome shotgun sequence genome encodes:
- the LOC123077703 gene encoding 60S ribosomal protein L26-1: protein MKRNPRVTSSRRKCRKAHFTAPSSVRRVLMSAALSSELRHKYNVRSIPIRKDDEVQVVRGTYKGREGKVVQVYRRRWVIHVERITREKVNGSTVNVGIHPSKVIVTKLKLDKDRKALLDRKARGRAADKAKGKFTAEDVAAAAGGATATGASLQEID from the coding sequence ATGAAGCGCAACCCCCGCGTCACGAGCTCCCGCCGGAAGTGCCGCAAGGCGCACTTCACGGCGCCGTCCTCCGTCCGCCGCGTGCTCATGTCCGCGGCCCTCTCCtccgagctccgccacaaatataacgtccgctccatcccgatccgcaaggacgacgaggtgcaggtcgtgcgCGGCACCTACAAGGGCCGCGAGGGAAAGGTGGTGCAGGTCTACCGCCGCCGCTGGGTCATCCACGTGGAGCGGATCACCAGGGAGAAGGTCAATGGATCCACGGTGAACGTCGGCATCCACCCCAGCAAGGTGATCGTCACCAAGCTCAAGCTCGACAAGGACCGCAAGGCCCTCCTCGACCGCAAGGCTCGCGGCCGCGCTGCTGACAAGGCCAAGGGAAAGTTCACGGCGgaggacgtcgccgccgccgctggggGCGCCACGGCCACCGGTGCCTCGCTCCAGGAGATCGATTAA